The Streptomyces sp. NBC_01689 genome includes a window with the following:
- a CDS encoding spermidine synthase: MGRSKNVRRGQAPTEPLVETVDGGLAELIPDRDRPRAWTLLIDGAPQSHVDLDDPAHLSFEYQRRLGHVIDLVAPPGKPVHAVHLGGGALTLARYTAATRPRSTQQVVERDALLVQLVRRELPLDPNARIRVRSLDAREGLAKVPDDWADLVIADVFSGARTPAHLTSVEFLDDVRRVVRAGGVYAANLADGPPLAHLRGQIATAAAVFPELALVADPTVLRGKRFGNAVLVACDRPLPLAELTRRAASDPHPGRVEHGRQLADFTGGAAPVLDVAAVASPAPPPSVFR; encoded by the coding sequence ATGGGAAGGTCGAAGAACGTGCGGCGCGGCCAGGCGCCCACCGAGCCCCTCGTCGAGACGGTCGACGGCGGGCTCGCCGAGCTGATACCCGACCGGGACCGCCCGCGCGCCTGGACCCTGCTGATCGACGGCGCCCCGCAGTCCCACGTCGACCTCGACGACCCGGCCCATCTGAGCTTCGAGTACCAGCGGCGCCTCGGCCACGTCATCGACCTGGTCGCGCCGCCCGGCAAGCCCGTGCACGCCGTGCATCTCGGCGGCGGCGCCCTCACCCTGGCCCGCTACACCGCCGCGACCCGCCCCCGCTCCACCCAGCAGGTCGTCGAACGGGACGCACTCCTAGTACAACTCGTCCGGCGCGAGCTCCCGCTGGACCCCAACGCCCGTATCCGGGTGCGTTCCCTGGACGCCCGCGAGGGACTCGCCAAGGTGCCGGACGACTGGGCCGACCTGGTCATCGCCGACGTGTTCAGCGGCGCGCGGACCCCGGCCCACCTGACCTCCGTGGAGTTCCTCGACGACGTCCGCCGGGTCGTCAGAGCCGGTGGTGTGTACGCCGCCAACCTCGCCGACGGGCCCCCGCTCGCCCATCTGCGCGGCCAGATCGCCACCGCCGCGGCCGTCTTCCCCGAACTGGCCCTCGTCGCCGACCCGACGGTGCTGCGCGGCAAGCGCTTCGGCAACGCCGTCCTCGTCGCCTGCGACCGGCCGCTGCCGCTGGCCGAACTCACCCGCCGCGCGGCCTCGGACCCGCACCCCGGACGGGTCGAACACGGAAGACAGCTCGCCGACTTCACCGGAGGCGCGGCACCGGTCCTGGACGTGGCGGCGGTGGCGTCACCCGCCCCGCCGCCCTCGGTCTTCCGCTGA
- a CDS encoding response regulator transcription factor, producing the protein MASVLVVEDDQFVRSALIRHLTDASHTVRSVGTALEALREVAHFPFDVVILDLGLPDLDGAEALKMLRGITDVPVIVATARDDETEIVRLLNDGADDYLTKPFSVEHLSARMAAVLRRSRSVGEVPASPVIRVGGLAIDPLRRRAELDGGVLDLTRREFDLLAFLAGRPGVVVARKDLLAEVWQQSYGDDQTIDVHLSWLRRKLGETAARPRYLHTLRGVGVKLEPPRAEFPRTEPPL; encoded by the coding sequence ATGGCAAGTGTGCTCGTGGTCGAGGACGACCAGTTCGTACGCTCGGCCCTCATCCGGCATCTGACCGACGCCTCGCACACCGTGCGCAGCGTCGGCACGGCGCTCGAGGCGCTGCGCGAGGTCGCCCATTTCCCCTTCGACGTCGTCATCCTGGATCTCGGTCTGCCCGATCTGGACGGGGCCGAGGCCCTCAAGATGCTGCGCGGCATCACCGACGTACCGGTGATCGTCGCCACCGCCCGGGACGACGAGACGGAGATCGTCCGCCTGCTGAACGACGGCGCGGACGACTACCTGACCAAGCCGTTCTCGGTCGAGCACCTGTCCGCGCGGATGGCCGCCGTCCTGCGCCGCTCGCGGTCCGTGGGAGAGGTGCCCGCCTCGCCGGTCATCCGGGTCGGCGGCCTGGCCATCGACCCGTTGCGCCGCCGGGCCGAGCTGGACGGCGGCGTCCTGGACCTCACCCGGCGCGAGTTCGACCTGCTCGCCTTCCTGGCCGGCCGACCCGGTGTCGTGGTGGCCCGCAAGGACCTGCTCGCCGAGGTGTGGCAGCAGTCGTACGGGGACGACCAGACCATCGACGTCCATCTGTCCTGGCTGCGGCGGAAGCTGGGCGAGACGGCGGCGAGACCGCGCTATCTGCACACCCTGCGCGGCGTCGGCGTGAAACTGGAGCCGCCGCGCGCGGAGTTCCCGCGGACGGAGCCCCCGCTGTGA
- a CDS encoding HAMP domain-containing sensor histidine kinase, with product MRWALVKVCVAVTTMVVVAFAVPLGLVIKEMARDRAFSNAEREAAAVAPALSITTDRDQLERVVASAGSDDGMAVHIPAGDGTEAVDIGRQRAAAKDIAATRGLGRASTTEVPGGSTLLQPTALSSGEIAVVEVYVPESEVSNGVGTAWAVLAAVGVALVVGSVAVADRLGVRMVQPAQRLVESAHELGEGKLGARVPEEGPTELRLAAVAFNSMADQVVQLLANERELAADLSHRLRTPLTVLRLNTASLGDGPAAEQTRTAVAQLEREVDTIIRTAREAKPQTVALGVGAGCDASEVVRERMDFWSALAEDEGRKVRVAGVDRPVRIPVARADLVAALDALLGNVFRHTPEGTAFAVDVHNSDDAVIVLVSDAGAGIVDPVSAMARGRGSGNDGSTGLGLDIVRRLAESTGGDVRLGSSVLGGTEVRIWIQLDGRAPVRRGHRGAVRRRRRGVGVS from the coding sequence GTGAGGTGGGCACTGGTCAAGGTGTGCGTGGCGGTGACCACGATGGTCGTGGTGGCCTTCGCGGTGCCGCTCGGGCTCGTCATCAAGGAGATGGCACGGGACCGCGCCTTCTCCAACGCCGAGCGGGAGGCCGCGGCCGTCGCCCCCGCGCTCTCCATCACCACCGACCGGGACCAGCTGGAGCGGGTCGTCGCCTCCGCCGGGTCCGACGACGGCATGGCCGTGCACATCCCGGCGGGTGACGGCACCGAGGCGGTCGACATCGGACGGCAGCGCGCCGCCGCCAAGGACATCGCGGCCACCCGCGGACTGGGCCGCGCCTCCACCACCGAGGTCCCGGGCGGCTCCACCCTGCTCCAGCCCACCGCGCTGAGCTCCGGCGAGATCGCGGTCGTCGAGGTCTACGTACCCGAGTCCGAGGTCAGCAACGGCGTGGGGACGGCCTGGGCGGTGCTCGCCGCGGTCGGCGTCGCGCTCGTCGTCGGCTCGGTCGCGGTCGCCGACCGGCTGGGCGTCCGTATGGTGCAGCCGGCCCAACGGCTGGTCGAGAGCGCGCACGAACTGGGAGAGGGCAAGCTCGGGGCGAGGGTTCCCGAGGAAGGCCCCACCGAACTGCGGTTGGCGGCCGTCGCGTTCAACTCGATGGCCGACCAGGTCGTCCAACTCCTGGCGAACGAACGGGAACTGGCGGCGGACCTCTCGCACCGGCTGCGCACCCCGCTGACCGTGCTGCGGCTGAACACGGCCTCGCTGGGCGACGGACCGGCCGCCGAGCAGACCCGCACGGCCGTGGCCCAGCTGGAGCGCGAGGTGGACACGATCATCCGGACCGCGCGGGAGGCCAAGCCGCAGACGGTGGCGCTCGGCGTGGGTGCCGGGTGCGACGCGTCCGAAGTGGTCCGCGAGCGGATGGACTTCTGGTCCGCGCTCGCCGAGGACGAGGGCCGCAAGGTGCGGGTCGCGGGCGTGGACCGTCCGGTGCGCATACCGGTCGCGCGGGCGGACCTGGTGGCGGCGCTCGACGCGCTCCTCGGCAACGTCTTCCGGCACACCCCGGAGGGCACGGCCTTCGCGGTGGACGTGCACAACAGCGACGACGCGGTGATCGTGCTGGTGTCGGACGCGGGAGCGGGGATCGTGGACCCGGTGTCGGCGATGGCCCGCGGGCGGGGCTCGGGCAACGACGGCTCGACCGGGCTCGGGCTGGACATCGTGCGGCGGCTCGCGGAGTCGACGGGCGGTGACGTACGGCTGGGGTCCTCTGTGCTGGGCGGCACCGAGGTGCGGATATGGATCCAGCTGGACGGGCGGGCACCGGTGCGGCGCGGACACCGGGGCGCGGTACGGCGGCGCCGGCGCGGCGTCGGCGTGAGCTGA
- a CDS encoding glycoside hydrolase family 18 protein: MSSTHRRKVSGRNKAIGGVVAAAMIGGGAFLFSGTALAAGVGAAYTRTSDWSTGYTAQYVVTNDTGRAKSGWTLEFDLPSGDRLSSLWNGASSVSGSHVTVKPPSWDKDGLAAGESVTVGFVVNGTADPKGCVIDGAKCSVDDGATPEPSGRPTASATPTATPKPTPSASRTGTPATPTTPASTPATTPKPSASASTGGGSAAGAGFAPYVDTSLYPAFDLVGSAAATGVKDYNLAFITDGGGCTPKWGGVSDLASDAVAAQIGALRAKSGDVRVSFGGASGSELATTCSSPDALAAVYGKAVDAYKLTKVDFDVEGGALSNTAANTRRAKAIVKLQQQHPGLDVSFTLPVMPEGLTQDGVGLLSDARSNGVRISAVNIMAMDYGPSYNGDMGTYAEQAATATQAQVKGVLGLSDSAAWKTVAVTPMIGVNDVASEIFTVDDAAQLVAFAKSKGLGWLSMWSASRDRQCAGGAKNSADATCSSVVQDAGAFSKAFGAYK; the protein is encoded by the coding sequence ATGAGCAGTACGCACCGGCGCAAGGTCAGTGGCAGGAACAAGGCGATAGGCGGCGTCGTCGCGGCTGCCATGATCGGTGGCGGCGCCTTCCTGTTCTCCGGCACCGCGCTCGCCGCCGGTGTCGGCGCCGCGTACACAAGGACCAGTGACTGGTCCACGGGGTACACCGCCCAGTACGTCGTCACGAACGACACCGGCCGGGCGAAGAGCGGCTGGACGCTGGAGTTCGACCTGCCCTCCGGCGACCGGCTCAGCTCGCTGTGGAACGGCGCGTCCTCGGTGAGCGGGAGTCATGTCACGGTGAAGCCGCCGTCCTGGGACAAGGACGGCCTGGCGGCCGGCGAGTCGGTCACCGTCGGCTTCGTCGTGAACGGCACCGCGGACCCGAAGGGCTGTGTCATCGACGGCGCCAAGTGCTCCGTGGACGACGGCGCGACCCCGGAGCCGAGCGGCCGTCCGACCGCGTCGGCCACCCCCACCGCCACGCCGAAGCCCACCCCGAGCGCCTCCCGCACCGGTACCCCGGCCACCCCGACCACGCCGGCCTCCACTCCCGCCACCACCCCGAAGCCCTCGGCCTCGGCGAGCACCGGCGGTGGCAGCGCCGCGGGCGCCGGCTTCGCGCCGTACGTCGACACCTCCCTCTACCCGGCCTTCGACCTGGTCGGCAGCGCGGCGGCCACCGGGGTGAAGGACTACAACCTCGCCTTCATCACCGACGGCGGCGGCTGCACGCCCAAGTGGGGCGGGGTGAGCGACCTCGCCAGTGACGCGGTGGCCGCGCAGATCGGCGCGCTGCGGGCGAAGAGCGGCGACGTCCGTGTCTCCTTCGGCGGTGCCTCGGGCTCGGAGCTGGCGACGACCTGCTCGTCGCCGGACGCGCTGGCGGCGGTGTACGGGAAGGCCGTCGACGCCTACAAGCTGACGAAGGTCGACTTCGACGTCGAGGGCGGCGCGCTGTCGAACACCGCCGCGAACACCCGGCGCGCGAAGGCCATCGTGAAACTCCAGCAGCAGCACCCGGGCCTGGACGTGTCTTTCACGCTCCCCGTCATGCCCGAGGGCCTCACCCAGGACGGCGTCGGCCTCCTGTCCGACGCCCGGTCGAACGGCGTGAGGATCTCCGCCGTCAACATCATGGCGATGGACTACGGGCCCTCGTACAACGGTGACATGGGCACCTACGCCGAGCAGGCCGCCACCGCCACGCAGGCCCAGGTCAAGGGCGTGCTCGGACTCTCCGACAGCGCGGCCTGGAAGACCGTGGCCGTCACCCCGATGATCGGCGTCAACGACGTGGCGTCCGAGATCTTCACGGTCGACGACGCCGCCCAGCTGGTGGCCTTCGCCAAGTCCAAGGGGCTCGGCTGGCTGTCGATGTGGTCCGCGAGCCGCGACCGGCAGTGCGCGGGCGGCGCGAAGAACTCCGCCGACGCGACCTGCAGTTCGGTCGTCCAGGACGCGGGGGCGTTCTCGAAGGCGTTCGGCGCCTACAAGTAG
- a CDS encoding GH1 family beta-glucosidase, with protein MPEPASPVTFPPAFLWGAATSAYQIEGAVREDGRTPSIWDTFSHTPGKTAGGETGDIAVDHYHRFRDDVALMAELGLSAYRFSISWSRVQPTGRGPAVQRGLDFYRNLVDELLAHDIKPAITLYHWDLPQELEDAGGWPERDTALRFADYAQIVGEALGDRVEHWITLNEPWCSAFLGYGSGVHAPGRTDAAASLKAAHHLNLAHGLGAKALRSVMPTRNSVAVSLNSSVVRPLSQSPADLAAAQRIDNLANGVFHGPMLHGAYPESLLQETSSVTDWSYVRDGDLALIKQPLDALGLNYYTPTLVSAADESTAGHRADGHGASAYTPWPGADDVTFHQTPGERTEMGWTIDPTGLHDLITRYTREAPGLPLYITENGAAYDDKPDPEGRVHDPERIAYLHGHLSAVRRAIADGADVRGYYLWSLMDNFEWAYGYSKRFGAVYVDYATLARTPKSSAHWYSQAARTGTLPPVPAAE; from the coding sequence ATGCCTGAACCCGCATCGCCCGTGACCTTTCCCCCCGCGTTCCTCTGGGGCGCGGCGACCTCCGCGTACCAGATCGAGGGGGCGGTACGGGAGGACGGCCGCACGCCCTCCATCTGGGACACCTTCAGTCACACCCCCGGCAAGACGGCCGGTGGCGAGACCGGTGACATCGCTGTCGACCACTACCACCGCTTCCGTGACGACGTGGCGCTGATGGCGGAGCTGGGCCTGTCGGCCTACCGCTTCTCGATCTCCTGGTCCCGGGTACAGCCCACGGGCCGCGGACCGGCGGTCCAGCGCGGTCTGGACTTCTACCGCAACCTGGTCGACGAACTGCTGGCCCACGACATCAAGCCGGCCATCACCCTCTACCACTGGGACCTCCCCCAGGAGCTGGAGGACGCGGGCGGCTGGCCGGAGCGCGACACGGCCCTGCGGTTCGCCGACTACGCGCAGATCGTGGGCGAGGCGCTGGGCGACCGGGTGGAGCACTGGATCACCCTGAACGAGCCGTGGTGCAGCGCGTTCCTGGGCTACGGTTCCGGGGTGCACGCGCCGGGCCGCACCGACGCGGCGGCGTCGCTGAAGGCCGCCCACCACCTGAACCTGGCGCACGGCCTGGGCGCGAAGGCCCTGAGGTCGGTGATGCCGACCCGCAACTCGGTCGCGGTGAGCCTCAACTCCTCGGTGGTCAGGCCGCTCTCGCAGAGCCCCGCGGACCTCGCTGCGGCCCAGCGCATCGACAACCTGGCCAACGGTGTCTTCCACGGCCCGATGCTGCACGGCGCCTACCCGGAGAGTCTGCTCCAGGAGACCTCCTCGGTCACGGACTGGTCGTACGTCCGGGACGGCGACCTGGCGCTCATCAAGCAGCCGCTCGACGCGCTGGGCCTGAACTACTACACCCCGACCCTGGTCTCGGCGGCGGACGAGAGCACCGCGGGTCACCGCGCCGACGGTCACGGGGCGAGTGCGTACACGCCGTGGCCGGGCGCGGACGACGTGACGTTCCACCAGACTCCGGGCGAGCGGACGGAGATGGGCTGGACGATCGACCCGACGGGCCTGCACGACCTGATCACGCGCTACACGCGGGAGGCGCCGGGTCTGCCGCTGTACATCACCGAGAACGGTGCCGCGTACGACGACAAGCCGGACCCGGAGGGCCGCGTCCACGACCCGGAGCGCATCGCCTACCTGCACGGCCACCTGTCGGCGGTCCGCCGCGCCATCGCGGACGGCGCGGACGTCCGCGGGTACTACCTCTGGTCCCTGATGGACAACTTCGAGTGGGCGTACGGCTACAGCAAGCGCTTCGGCGCGGTGTACGTCGACTACGCGACCCTGGCCCGTACGCCGAAGTCGAGCGCCCACTGGTACAGCCAGGCGGCCCGGACGGGGACGCTGCCGCCGGTGCCGGCCGCCGAGTAG
- a CDS encoding carbohydrate ABC transporter permease, which yields MTTTELTAPQAGPKAAADGRGTGRRRVLGAGKQMHAGPVTYVVLTVFALVSLAPLVWTAVAASRNNARLAQTPPPLWFGGNLFKNLETAWDQAGLGTAMVNSTIVAGTITVGTVVFSTLAGFAFAKLRFRFSGLLLLLTIGTMMIPPQLAVVPLYLWMSDLGWSNQLQTVILPTLVSAFGTFFMRQYLVQALPTELIEAARVDGASSLRVVWHVVFPAARPAMAVLGLLTFVMAWNDFLWPIIALNQQNPTVQVALNSLGTGYIPDQAVIMAGALLGTLPLLIAFLLFGKQIVGGIMQGAIKG from the coding sequence ATGACCACCACTGAACTGACCGCCCCTCAGGCGGGGCCGAAGGCGGCCGCGGACGGCCGGGGCACCGGACGCCGCCGGGTGCTCGGCGCGGGCAAGCAGATGCACGCGGGTCCGGTCACCTATGTCGTGCTGACCGTCTTCGCGCTGGTCTCGCTCGCCCCGCTGGTCTGGACGGCCGTGGCCGCCTCGCGCAACAACGCGCGGCTGGCGCAGACACCGCCGCCGCTGTGGTTCGGCGGGAACCTCTTCAAGAACCTCGAGACCGCGTGGGACCAGGCCGGGCTCGGCACCGCGATGGTCAACTCCACGATCGTCGCCGGCACCATCACGGTCGGTACGGTCGTCTTCTCCACGCTCGCCGGGTTCGCCTTCGCCAAGCTGCGGTTCAGGTTCTCCGGTCTCCTGCTGCTGCTGACCATCGGCACGATGATGATCCCGCCGCAGCTGGCCGTCGTACCGCTGTATCTGTGGATGAGCGACCTGGGCTGGTCCAACCAGTTGCAGACCGTCATCCTGCCCACCCTGGTGAGCGCCTTCGGTACGTTCTTCATGCGGCAGTACCTGGTGCAGGCGCTGCCCACCGAGCTGATCGAGGCGGCGCGGGTCGACGGCGCCAGCAGCCTGCGGGTCGTGTGGCACGTCGTCTTCCCGGCGGCGCGGCCGGCCATGGCGGTGCTCGGCCTGCTGACGTTCGTGATGGCCTGGAACGACTTCCTGTGGCCGATCATCGCGCTCAACCAGCAGAACCCGACCGTGCAGGTCGCCCTGAACTCGCTGGGCACCGGCTACATCCCGGACCAGGCCGTGATCATGGCGGGCGCACTGCTCGGCACGCTGCCGCTGCTCATCGCGTTCCTCCTGTTCGGCAAGCAGATCGTGGGCGGCATCATGCAGGGCGCGATCAAGGGCTGA
- a CDS encoding carbohydrate ABC transporter permease, which yields MTSSKEALAHTATSADAAPGSQPGAARGAQGRGTPPPGPDSWRSRLYRWDMKASPYAFVAPFFIVFGAFGLVPLLYTAWYSLHNVQLSGLDHQTWAGLDNYKNLLSSEFFWNALENTFTIGVISTVPQLLMAIGIAHLLNYRLRGSTVWRVVMLTPYATSVAAATLVFTLLYSWDGGMINWLLHFVGVDPINWRESDWGGQFAVSSIVIWRWTGYNALIYLAAMQAIPTDLYESAALDGAGRWQQFRHVTIPMLRPTILFTVVVSTIGATQLFGEPLLFGGVSGSKGGSAHQYQTLGLYMYDQGWGIGNLGKASAIAWTMFLILLIVAAINLLVTRRLRKSQ from the coding sequence GTGACCAGCTCCAAGGAGGCTCTCGCGCACACCGCGACGAGCGCCGACGCCGCGCCCGGCTCCCAGCCGGGCGCGGCCCGGGGCGCTCAGGGTCGCGGTACGCCGCCGCCGGGCCCGGATTCCTGGCGCAGCCGGCTGTACCGCTGGGACATGAAGGCGTCTCCGTACGCGTTCGTCGCCCCCTTCTTCATCGTCTTCGGGGCCTTCGGGCTCGTGCCGCTGCTGTACACGGCCTGGTACTCGCTGCACAACGTGCAGCTGTCAGGCCTGGATCACCAGACCTGGGCCGGGCTGGACAACTACAAGAACCTGTTGTCCTCGGAGTTCTTCTGGAACGCCCTGGAGAACACCTTCACCATCGGTGTGATCTCCACGGTGCCGCAGTTGCTCATGGCGATCGGCATCGCCCACCTGCTCAACTACCGGCTGCGCGGCTCGACCGTGTGGCGGGTCGTGATGCTCACCCCGTACGCCACCTCGGTGGCGGCGGCGACCCTCGTCTTCACGCTGCTGTACTCGTGGGACGGCGGCATGATCAACTGGCTGTTGCACTTCGTCGGGGTCGACCCGATCAACTGGCGCGAGTCCGACTGGGGCGGCCAGTTCGCCGTCTCCTCGATCGTGATCTGGCGGTGGACCGGCTACAACGCGCTGATCTATCTCGCGGCGATGCAGGCGATCCCCACCGACCTCTACGAGTCGGCGGCCCTGGACGGCGCGGGCCGCTGGCAGCAGTTCCGCCACGTGACGATCCCCATGCTGCGGCCCACGATCCTGTTCACGGTGGTCGTGTCCACGATCGGCGCGACGCAGCTGTTCGGTGAGCCGCTCCTGTTCGGCGGGGTCAGCGGCTCGAAGGGCGGCTCCGCGCACCAGTACCAGACGCTCGGCCTCTACATGTACGACCAGGGCTGGGGCATCGGCAACCTCGGCAAGGCGTCAGCGATCGCATGGACGATGTTCCTGATCCTGCTGATCGTCGCCGCGATCAACCTGCTGGTCACCCGACGGCTGAGGAAATCCCAATGA
- a CDS encoding ABC transporter substrate-binding protein, which produces MRTSTRRSRRLGALAAVAALTTGLLAGCANDSNDGSSNSGDGGGGGKGKTTLTVGTFGVFGYKQAGLYDEYMKLHPNISIKENVTTRTDVYWPKTLTRLQAGSGTDDIQAIEVGNITEAVQTQADKFVDLGKEVDKSQWLDWKLAQATTKDGKTIGLGTDIGPMAICYRKDLFKQAGLETDRTKLAAQWKGDWAKYVDLGKQYMKKAPSGTKFVDSASSVYNAALGGESQRYYDKDGNVIWDKSTGVKKSWNAAMTVATSDMSAKLKQFDPTWDQGFAKGSFATVACPAWMMGYIQEKSGDAGKGKWDVAAAPTAANWGGSFIGVPTAGKHQKEAIALAKWLTAPEQQAKVFAKQASFPSTPAAYDSLKPAAATTSYFSDAPITQIFADSAKTIPVQTFGTKDQPIGTAITDVGILQVEQKGKSPEQGWNAAKAEIKDVLGQ; this is translated from the coding sequence ATGCGCACGAGTACCCGCCGGTCCCGCAGGCTGGGGGCCCTCGCGGCCGTCGCCGCGCTGACCACAGGGCTGCTGGCCGGCTGCGCCAACGACTCGAACGACGGATCGTCGAACTCGGGCGACGGCGGTGGTGGCGGCAAGGGCAAGACCACTCTGACGGTCGGCACCTTCGGTGTCTTCGGCTACAAGCAGGCCGGTCTCTACGACGAGTACATGAAGCTGCACCCGAACATCTCGATCAAGGAGAACGTCACCACCCGTACCGACGTGTACTGGCCCAAGACGCTCACCCGTCTGCAGGCCGGCTCCGGTACCGACGACATCCAGGCGATCGAGGTCGGCAACATCACCGAGGCCGTCCAGACCCAGGCCGACAAGTTCGTCGACCTCGGCAAGGAGGTCGACAAGTCGCAGTGGCTGGACTGGAAGCTCGCCCAGGCCACCACCAAGGACGGCAAGACCATCGGGCTCGGTACGGACATCGGCCCGATGGCGATCTGCTACCGCAAGGACCTCTTCAAGCAGGCCGGTCTGGAGACCGACCGCACCAAGCTCGCCGCGCAGTGGAAGGGCGACTGGGCCAAGTACGTCGACCTCGGCAAGCAGTACATGAAGAAGGCGCCGAGCGGCACCAAGTTCGTGGACTCCGCCTCCTCGGTCTACAACGCGGCGCTCGGTGGCGAGAGCCAGCGGTACTACGACAAGGACGGCAACGTCATCTGGGACAAGTCCACGGGCGTGAAGAAGTCCTGGAACGCCGCGATGACGGTGGCGACCAGCGACATGTCGGCGAAGCTGAAGCAGTTCGACCCGACGTGGGACCAGGGCTTCGCCAAGGGTTCCTTCGCGACGGTGGCCTGCCCCGCTTGGATGATGGGCTACATCCAGGAGAAGTCCGGTGACGCCGGCAAGGGCAAGTGGGACGTGGCGGCCGCGCCGACCGCGGCCAACTGGGGCGGTTCGTTCATCGGCGTGCCGACGGCGGGCAAGCACCAGAAGGAGGCCATCGCCCTGGCCAAGTGGCTGACCGCGCCCGAGCAGCAGGCGAAGGTCTTCGCCAAGCAGGCGAGCTTCCCGTCGACCCCGGCGGCGTACGACAGCCTGAAGCCGGCGGCCGCGACGACCTCGTACTTCTCGGACGCGCCGATCACGCAGATCTTCGCCGACTCGGCGAAGACCATCCCGGTGCAGACCTTCGGCACCAAGGACCAGCCGATCGGCACCGCGATCACCGACGTGGGCATCCTCCAGGTCGAGCAGAAGGGCAAGTCCCCCGAGCAGGGCTGGAACGCGGCCAAGGCGGAGATCAAGGACGTGCTCGGCCAGTGA
- a CDS encoding LacI family DNA-binding transcriptional regulator, translating to MAGHGVRGRSGGRPTLEEVAARAGVGRGTVSRVINGSPRVSDATRAAVEAAVAELGYVPNTAARALAANRTDAIALVVPEPETRFFAEPYFSDMLRGVGAELSDTEMQLLLIFAGSDRERERLAQYLAAHRVDGVLLVSVHADDPLPDLLSQLEIPAVISGRRSAEETLPSVDSDNYGGGRLAVEHLVARGRRRIVHLAGRLDVFGAQRRVDGYREGLRAAGRPVDDALIVAGDFTEEGGRRAMTELLERCPDLDAVFAGSDVMAAGARQVLREAGRRTPDDVALVGYDDSAIARHMDPPLTSVRQPIVEMGRAMIDLLLGEIADRRPAVSRDLEKRQVVLPTELVARASS from the coding sequence ATGGCAGGCCACGGAGTGCGGGGCCGGAGCGGCGGGCGGCCGACCCTTGAGGAGGTCGCCGCGCGCGCCGGTGTGGGCCGCGGCACGGTCTCCCGGGTGATCAACGGTTCCCCGCGGGTCAGCGACGCGACGCGCGCCGCGGTCGAGGCGGCCGTGGCGGAACTCGGCTATGTCCCGAACACGGCGGCCCGTGCCCTCGCCGCCAACCGTACGGACGCGATCGCGCTGGTCGTCCCCGAGCCGGAGACCCGGTTCTTCGCGGAGCCGTACTTCTCGGACATGCTCCGGGGGGTCGGCGCGGAGCTCTCCGACACGGAGATGCAGCTCCTGCTGATCTTCGCGGGCAGCGACCGGGAGCGGGAGCGCCTCGCCCAGTACCTGGCGGCGCACCGCGTGGACGGGGTCCTGCTGGTCTCGGTGCACGCGGACGACCCGCTGCCGGACCTCCTCTCCCAGCTGGAGATCCCGGCGGTGATCAGCGGCCGGCGGTCTGCGGAGGAGACGCTGCCGTCCGTGGACTCCGACAACTACGGCGGAGGACGCCTCGCCGTCGAGCACCTGGTCGCCCGGGGGCGCCGCCGGATCGTGCACCTCGCGGGCCGCCTCGACGTCTTCGGCGCCCAGCGCCGTGTGGACGGCTACCGCGAGGGTCTGCGCGCCGCGGGCCGTCCGGTCGACGACGCCCTCATCGTCGCCGGTGACTTCACGGAGGAGGGCGGGCGCCGGGCGATGACCGAACTGCTGGAACGCTGCCCCGATCTGGACGCCGTCTTCGCGGGCTCGGACGTGATGGCGGCCGGCGCCCGCCAGGTCCTGCGCGAGGCGGGCCGCCGTACACCGGACGACGTCGCCCTGGTCGGCTACGACGACTCGGCCATCGCCCGGCACATGGACCCGCCGCTGACCAGCGTGCGCCAGCCGATAGTGGAGATGGGCCGGGCGATGATCGACCTGCTGCTCGGGGAGATCGCGGACCGGCGCCCGGCGGTGTCGCGGGACCTGGAGAAGCGTCAGGTCGTGCTGCCCACCGAGCTGGTGGCGCGCGCGTCGTCCTGA